In Thunnus thynnus chromosome 4, fThuThy2.1, whole genome shotgun sequence, a genomic segment contains:
- the gcnt7 gene encoding beta-1,3-galactosyl-O-glycosyl-glycoprotein beta-1,6-N-acetylglucosaminyltransferase 7, producing the protein MESERTKKKKGRCNGPEFHLWWCCLNTEKAIMRQLEGAKCSFLLCLGMSIMVFSVFYLMIRMSTEPKPLEPPTHRPSYNECKAVLPDTEEGIEWHCFKAQSYILNSHLQCSNLTRDLNFITRPLSLEEENYPLAFIVTVHKELELFVRLLRAIYMPQNVYCIHVDAKAPSEYQAAVRKLVSCFENTFLSSRSETVAYAGFSRLQADLNCMKDLAKSQIGWRKVVNLCGQDFPVKSNLELVQYMQSKEWKDRNMTPGIKQPVSMRYRTHFQHKEIIGSHVVAKGKGLKKGPPPHHLEVYFGTAYYALTRAFVDFVLKSTIAHDLLEWSKDTFSPDEHYWVTLNHIKEAPGSNIDGGWAGSIRAIKWKDQEGKAHDGCKGRYVRNICVYGMEDLPWIINKKSMFANKFESKTFPKALDCLEQWHRNKVLMQATVPIEPSWRLASLKQLKQQQLLQEKC; encoded by the exons GAGTTTCATCTGTGGTGGTGCTGTCTGAATACAGAGAAGGCTATTATGCGCCAGCTTGAAGGGGCAAAATGCAGCTTCCTGTTGTGCCTGGGGATGAGTATTATggtcttttcagttttttactTGATGATCAGAATGTCGACAGAGCCCAAGCCCTTAGAGCCGCCAACTCACAGGCCCTCCTACAATGAATGTAAAGCTGTTCTCCCCGACACTGAAGAAGGAATAGAATGGCACTGCTTCAAG GCACAAAGCTATATTCTGAATAGCCATCTGCAGTGCTCCAATTTGACCAGAGACCTTAACTTTATCACAAGACCACTCAGCCTCGAGGAGGAGAACTATCCTTTAGCATTTATTGTGACTGTTCACAAGGAGCTGGAGCTTTTCGTGCGCCTATTGCGGGCCATTTACATGCCCCAAAATGTCTACTGCATTCATGTGGACGCTAAGGCTCCTTCGGAGTACCAAGCGGCCGTACGGAAGCTTGTCAGCTGCTTTGAAAATACTTTCCTCTCCAGCCGCAGCGAGACTGTGGCCTACGCTGGGTTTTCCCGTCTGCAGGCAGATCTGAACTGCATGAAGGATTTAGCAAAGTCCCAGATAGGCTGGAGAAAGGTGGTGAATCTGTGTGGACAGGACTTCCCTGTCAAGAGTAACCTGGAACTGGTGCAGTACATGCAAAGCAAAGAGTGGAAGGATAGAAACATGACCCCTGGGATCAAGCAACCAGTGTCTATGAGGTACAGGACACATTTCCAGCACAAGGAGATCATTGGGTCTCATGTAGTTGCGAAAGGGAAGGGACTGAAGAAAGGTCCTCCTCCACACCATCTGGAGGTGTACTTTGGAACAGCCTACTACGCTCTCACGAGGGCCTTTGTAGACTTTGTTCTGAAAAGCACAATAGCCCACGACCTCTTGGAGTGGTCCAAAGACACGTTCAGCCCAGACGAGCACTACTGGGTGACACTCAACCACATCAAAG AAGCTCCTGGCAGCAACATAGATGGAGGTTGGGCAGGATCCATCAGGGCAATCAAGTGGAAGGATCAAGAAGGAAAGGCACACGATGGTTGCAAAG GGCGTTATGTACGAAACATTTGTGTCTACGGAATGGAAGACCTGCCATGGATCATTAACAAGAAGAGCATGTTTGCCAATAAGTTTGAGAGTAAGACTTTTCCTAAGGCGCTGGACTGTCTAGAGCAGTGGCACAGGAACAAGGTGCTCATGCAGGCAACTGTTCCCATAGAGCCGTCATGGCGCCTGGCCAGCTTAAAGCAactaaaacagcagcagctactTCAAGAGAAGTGCTAG